In one window of Ruminococcus albus AD2013 DNA:
- a CDS encoding MerR family transcriptional regulator, with protein MKTVNEVSKLTGVSIRTLQYYDKIGLLTPAMRTEAGYRLYDDTALERLQQILLFRELEFSLSDIRAVLEAPDFDRKKAITQQIELLTLKKQRLEAIIGLAYKIRDKGENIMDFNVFDTSKIEEYTKRAKAEWGDTKEYEEYTSKSSKRTKEDEKNIAAGLMAVFADFGKLKDGSPDIPEAMEQVKRLQQYITDNYYNCTDEILMSLGQMYSANGEFKENIDKAGGIGTADFVTKAISAYIGNK; from the coding sequence ATGAAAACAGTAAATGAGGTAAGCAAGCTTACAGGGGTGAGTATACGCACCCTGCAATACTACGATAAGATAGGTCTGCTGACGCCTGCGATGCGCACGGAGGCGGGTTACAGGCTGTATGACGATACAGCGCTGGAGCGTTTGCAGCAGATACTTCTTTTCCGTGAGCTTGAGTTTTCCCTAAGCGATATTAGAGCCGTACTTGAAGCTCCCGATTTTGACAGAAAAAAAGCCATCACTCAGCAGATAGAACTGCTTACGCTGAAAAAGCAGCGGCTTGAAGCCATTATCGGGCTCGCATATAAAATCAGAGACAAAGGAGAAAATATTATGGATTTCAATGTGTTCGATACAAGCAAAATAGAAGAGTATACCAAACGTGCCAAGGCGGAATGGGGCGATACCAAGGAATACGAAGAATATACCAGCAAGAGCAGCAAACGTACCAAGGAGGACGAAAAGAACATCGCCGCAGGTCTGATGGCTGTATTTGCTGATTTCGGCAAGCTGAAAGACGGTTCCCCTGATATTCCCGAAGCGATGGAACAGGTGAAGAGACTTCAGCAGTACATAACCGATAACTACTACAACTGCACCGACGAAATTCTGATGTCCCTGGGACAGATGTATTCCGCAAACGGTGAATTCAAGGAGAACATCGACAAGGCAGGGGGCATAGGAACAGCGGATTTTGTGACTAAAGCGATAAGCGCTTATATCGGTAATAAATGA
- a CDS encoding condensation domain-containing protein — protein sequence MEKRYELTAAQKMHYRWIKEYGTQQVSGLSIVAAFKMELDIGVLKKCIELEKQRYSCLRLRFTKPDMNGEIQQYIADYQPEEIREYDLTEMTLSEADNIMQNWAYETFDGDDIPMCEFRIVMLPEGYTGFFVHMDHRLNDSVGVAVMATDIMGLYKHFKFGDEEPAPLADFEKVLISDLEKASNEKRHAKAKRFWEEELDTLGEPLYSDIQGTSVLEEARKKHDDPDLRAADIERKELFVAVKDYQLEVDSMQRAINFCLHNQISPTNLILLVIRTYLSKVNGGQEDITVENFISRRSTNDELTSGGSRTLCFPCRTVISGDTTFIDAARMIQNHQNRIYMFSGYDPQFIRDEMKRRYNTPDDTTYVSVYLTYQPPMNTKDLDPNAENLPMYVKWFANGAATKKMYLTVSHLPDRKLNFSYHYQTAHLTEKDAELMYYYMMRILFRGIEDPGRTIAEIIDMV from the coding sequence CGGTGGATAAAAGAATACGGCACACAGCAGGTGTCGGGACTCAGCATAGTTGCGGCTTTTAAAATGGAACTTGATATCGGGGTACTGAAAAAGTGCATCGAGCTTGAAAAGCAGAGGTATTCATGTCTTCGGCTGAGATTCACCAAGCCCGATATGAACGGCGAGATACAGCAGTACATAGCCGACTATCAGCCAGAAGAGATAAGGGAATACGATCTTACCGAAATGACCTTGAGTGAAGCTGACAATATCATGCAGAACTGGGCATACGAAACTTTCGATGGCGACGATATACCAATGTGCGAATTCCGTATAGTAATGCTGCCCGAGGGGTACACAGGGTTCTTTGTGCACATGGACCATAGGCTGAACGATTCGGTGGGCGTGGCTGTTATGGCGACGGATATAATGGGGCTTTACAAGCATTTCAAATTCGGTGATGAAGAACCTGCTCCCCTTGCGGATTTTGAAAAGGTGCTGATAAGCGACCTCGAAAAAGCTTCCAACGAAAAACGTCACGCAAAGGCAAAGCGTTTCTGGGAGGAGGAACTTGATACTCTGGGCGAACCGCTGTATTCTGATATACAGGGAACTTCGGTACTGGAAGAAGCCCGTAAAAAGCATGACGACCCTGATCTACGTGCGGCGGATATCGAGCGCAAAGAGCTTTTTGTGGCGGTAAAGGATTATCAGCTTGAAGTTGACAGTATGCAAAGGGCGATAAACTTCTGCCTGCACAACCAGATATCCCCCACCAACCTGATACTGCTGGTGATACGCACCTATCTTTCAAAGGTGAACGGCGGTCAGGAAGATATCACAGTGGAGAATTTCATATCAAGGCGCTCCACCAATGATGAACTGACCTCGGGGGGAAGCAGAACGCTTTGTTTCCCCTGCAGAACTGTTATTTCGGGAGATACCACTTTCATCGACGCGGCGCGTATGATACAGAATCATCAGAACCGCATATATATGTTCAGCGGATACGACCCGCAGTTTATCCGTGATGAGATGAAACGCCGCTACAATACTCCCGATGATACCACCTATGTCAGTGTGTATCTCACCTATCAGCCCCCGATGAATACTAAAGACCTTGACCCGAACGCGGAAAATCTTCCCATGTATGTAAAGTGGTTCGCAAACGGCGCGGCTACCAAAAAGATGTATCTGACGGTGTCCCATCTGCCTGACAGAAAACTGAATTTCTCATACCACTATCAGACAGCACACCTTACTGAAAAAGATGCTGAGCTGATGTACTATTACATGATGCGTATACTGTTCAGGGGCATAGAAGACCCCGGCAGGACTATCGCAGAGATAATCGATATGGTTTAA
- a CDS encoding AMP-binding protein: MKKTIHTLWNRSVQDYADLPAVRWLVKKDIKEVSYKQADEIISGLRKGAAALGFEHRHIALVGTNSVEWIEAYMSVVTSTNTAVPLDSALPAHDLIDLIDRSDSEGVFIDPKFATLADEIKDKCKKVKKIWTLSDEAISGTDSLNDLITAGEKADEPSAPEEEDISMIVFTSGTTGKSKGVMLTQSNLYTNIEAVLYDEDPGLVFLSVLPVHHCFCLVMDWLNGFWMGAVICINDSLMHMVRNMSIFEPDVMLMVPLMVETIYKRLRTADRTIPTDTIAKKVFGRNLKYIFTGGAHLEPYYIEEFKKYGIDVYEGYGMSECSPVISSNKIGDSKAGSIGRPLPNVEIKFVNGEILVRSTSVMKGYYKMEEETEETLKDGWLHTGDKGYIDEDGFLFINGRVKNLIILSNGENISPEEIETRLGVNDLIGEIVVTGEDNMLTARIFPDPEMTGGMTDEEIYSALQEILNGYNSQQPTYKQLSKLVVRKYPFLKNTTKKIIRAEVYRDEQGA; encoded by the coding sequence ATGAAAAAAACTATTCACACCCTGTGGAACAGAAGTGTACAGGACTATGCCGACCTCCCTGCTGTGAGATGGCTGGTAAAAAAAGATATAAAAGAGGTAAGCTACAAGCAGGCCGACGAGATCATCAGCGGGCTGAGAAAAGGTGCCGCCGCACTGGGATTTGAGCACAGACATATCGCGCTGGTGGGAACAAATTCAGTTGAATGGATAGAAGCTTATATGTCGGTGGTGACAAGTACAAATACCGCTGTCCCACTTGATTCCGCACTGCCTGCCCATGACCTCATCGATCTTATCGACCGTTCGGATTCCGAGGGCGTTTTCATCGACCCTAAGTTTGCGACACTTGCAGATGAGATAAAAGACAAATGCAAAAAGGTGAAGAAGATATGGACACTTTCCGATGAAGCGATCAGCGGAACAGATTCCCTCAACGACCTTATCACCGCAGGCGAAAAAGCTGATGAACCCTCCGCCCCCGAAGAAGAGGATATCTCAATGATAGTTTTCACCTCTGGTACCACAGGCAAAAGCAAAGGCGTTATGCTCACCCAGAGCAACCTTTACACCAATATCGAAGCTGTGCTTTATGATGAGGATCCGGGACTTGTATTTTTAAGCGTACTGCCCGTACACCACTGCTTCTGCCTTGTTATGGACTGGCTCAACGGTTTCTGGATGGGGGCTGTTATATGCATAAATGATTCGCTGATGCATATGGTAAGGAATATGAGTATTTTCGAGCCCGATGTCATGCTGATGGTACCCCTTATGGTGGAGACTATATACAAACGTTTACGAACAGCTGACCGTACTATACCAACGGATACCATCGCAAAAAAAGTATTCGGCAGAAATCTAAAGTACATATTCACAGGCGGAGCGCATCTTGAACCCTACTATATAGAAGAATTCAAAAAGTACGGTATAGACGTTTACGAGGGCTACGGTATGTCGGAGTGTTCCCCTGTTATATCCTCCAACAAGATAGGCGACAGCAAAGCGGGTTCCATAGGCAGACCTCTGCCCAATGTTGAGATAAAATTCGTTAACGGCGAGATACTCGTCCGCAGTACCAGTGTGATGAAAGGCTATTACAAAATGGAAGAAGAGACCGAAGAGACCCTCAAAGACGGCTGGCTTCACACAGGTGACAAGGGCTATATCGACGAGGACGGTTTCCTGTTCATAAACGGCAGGGTAAAGAACCTTATCATACTTTCAAACGGCGAGAACATCTCACCCGAGGAGATAGAGACACGGCTTGGAGTAAACGACCTCATTGGCGAGATAGTAGTTACAGGCGAGGACAATATGCTGACTGCAAGGATATTCCCCGACCCCGAAATGACAGGCGGTATGACCGATGAGGAAATATACTCGGCACTTCAGGAGATACTGAACGGATACAACAGTCAGCAGCCCACCTACAAACAGCTTTCAAAGCTTGTGGTAAGAAAATATCCATTCCTGAAAAACACCACCAAAAAGATAATACGTGCCGAAGTTTACAGAGATGAGCAGGGCGCATGA
- a CDS encoding TraX family protein — protein sequence MQTNQKYKIIDRDLIKFIAIIPMAIGHFVDHYFGASASLINSPLLFLIAQASMIAPPIFFYFIAEGFTHTHSVKKYAARLFIFALITQIPFCLMLNGTLMLSGMITYLNVFFTLFLGLVALIVCGSNMKLWAKISLVAVLEAVTYFVTDTMAYLRDPDDPDTVLFQRQTINTLRTFCTLQCRQPFDDNTPCCIAFLLKRQNGIF from the coding sequence ATGCAAACAAACCAAAAGTACAAGATCATAGACCGTGACTTGATAAAATTCATAGCTATCATTCCCATGGCTATCGGACATTTTGTGGATCACTATTTCGGTGCTTCAGCAAGTTTGATAAACTCACCGCTCCTGTTTCTGATAGCGCAGGCTTCAATGATAGCACCGCCGATATTCTTCTATTTCATCGCCGAAGGATTCACGCATACTCATTCCGTAAAAAAATATGCCGCGCGATTGTTTATATTCGCTCTGATAACCCAGATACCATTCTGTCTGATGCTCAACGGAACGCTGATGCTATCAGGAATGATCACATACCTGAATGTGTTCTTCACTTTGTTTCTGGGATTGGTCGCGCTGATAGTCTGCGGAAGCAACATGAAGTTATGGGCGAAGATCTCACTCGTTGCTGTCTTAGAGGCGGTCACTTATTTTGTTACAGATACAATGGCTTATCTTCGGGATCCCGATGATCCTGATACTGTATTATTTCAAAGACAGACCATCAACACGCTTCGGACTTTTTGCACTTTGCAGTGTCGGCAGCCTTTTGATGACAACACTCCCTGCTGCATTGCTTTTTTACTCAAAAGACAAAACGGAATATTTTAA
- a CDS encoding alpha/beta fold hydrolase produces MNSLINIVETTYTHISGTDGLPLRVLRIEPTDPGSIRGIVQMVHGKNEHKGRYAPFMRYLAANGYLTICNDHRGHGESVHRPQDRGYMYEGGYKALVEDIHEITLEVKDYAHKRCGGKALPMILLGHSMGSLAARCYIRKYDDEIDKLLLIGSPSKSKNIKQGLMMLRSLEHIEGKRARSKLADLLIIGVNYEFKFRKEGLKNAWTNSEREAVIEHNNDPLCRFRFTLSGYEEMLKMSMLTYSGGYTPKNPHMPIRFFSGANDPCAISKERFIGALHLLKKIGYTNVRGKIYNCMRHDILHEKEKHKVYCDILKAIGE; encoded by the coding sequence ATGAACAGTCTTATAAATATAGTTGAAACTACCTATACCCATATCTCTGGTACGGACGGACTTCCCCTGAGGGTGCTGAGGATAGAACCCACAGACCCCGGAAGCATACGGGGGATAGTTCAGATGGTACACGGCAAGAACGAACACAAGGGACGGTATGCGCCGTTCATGAGGTACCTTGCGGCTAACGGATATCTGACCATCTGCAATGACCACCGCGGTCACGGCGAGAGCGTTCATCGTCCGCAGGACAGAGGTTATATGTATGAGGGAGGATATAAAGCACTGGTGGAGGACATTCACGAGATAACGCTGGAAGTCAAGGACTACGCCCATAAAAGATGCGGTGGAAAAGCTCTGCCGATGATACTTCTGGGACACAGCATGGGTTCGCTGGCGGCACGGTGCTATATAAGAAAGTACGATGATGAGATAGACAAACTTCTGCTTATCGGTTCGCCCTCAAAGTCAAAAAATATAAAACAGGGACTGATGATGCTGAGATCACTTGAACATATCGAGGGCAAAAGGGCACGTTCAAAGCTTGCCGATCTGCTCATCATCGGCGTGAACTATGAATTCAAATTCAGGAAAGAGGGTTTGAAAAACGCCTGGACAAACAGCGAACGAGAAGCAGTCATAGAACACAACAATGACCCTCTTTGCAGGTTCAGGTTCACCCTCAGCGGTTACGAGGAGATGCTTAAAATGTCCATGCTGACCTACTCGGGCGGGTACACTCCGAAGAATCCCCATATGCCCATAAGGTTCTTTTCGGGTGCGAATGACCCCTGTGCTATCTCAAAAGAGCGATTTATCGGGGCACTGCATCTGCTGAAAAAGATAGGCTATACCAACGTCCGCGGAAAGATATACAACTGTATGCGCCACGATATCCTGCACGAAAAAGAGAAGCATAAGGTGTATTGCGATATCCTGAAGGCTATTGGGGAATGA
- a CDS encoding acyl carrier protein: MEEKFKEIAARYCKGDIGEITDEMAIREDLGLSSLDLMTFLGDLEDEFDIEFDLEEDEQKLSNLRTVGDALCLLNSHMG, from the coding sequence ATGGAAGAAAAATTCAAGGAGATAGCTGCACGCTACTGCAAAGGAGATATCGGAGAGATAACAGATGAAATGGCTATACGCGAAGATCTTGGGCTGAGTTCACTTGACCTTATGACATTTCTGGGCGATCTGGAAGACGAGTTCGATATAGAGTTCGATCTTGAAGAGGACGAGCAGAAACTCAGCAATCTACGCACTGTCGGCGACGCTCTATGTCTGCTGAATTCTCATATGGGCTGA